A window of Tatumella citrea genomic DNA:
TGCGGTACACTGTGTGGCCTTAATTAAGCCCATAACCGACCAACTAAAAGAACTATTACGCCATGTTTGAAATTAATCCGGTCAGAAACCGTATCCAGGACCTTACTGAGCGCAGCAATGTGCTTAGGGGGTATCTTTGACTACGATGCTAAAAATGAACGTCTCGAAGAAGTAAACGCTGAGCTGGAACAGTCCGATGTGTGGAACGAACCGGAGCGCGCACAGGCGCTGGGTAAAGAGCGTTCCTCACTGGAAGTGATTGTTAACACCCTGAATCAGCTGGCCCAGGGGCTGGAGGATGTCAGCGGGTTGCTGGACCTGGCGGTAGAAGCGGACGACGAAGAGACATTCAACGAGGCAGTGGCTGAACTGGATGATCTGGACAAGAAACTGGCCGAACTGGAATTCCGCCGGATGTTCTCTGGTGAGTACGACAGTGCTGACTGTTATATCGACCTGCAGGCCGGCTCCGGTGGTACCGAAGCCCAGGACTGGGCCAGCATGCTGTTACGTATGTATCTGCGCTGGGCAGAAGATAAAGGCTTTAAAACAGAAGTTATTGAAGAGTCTGATGGTGATGTGGCCGGTATAAAATCGGCAACTATCCGTATTTCCGGGGAATATGCTTTCGGCTGGCTGCGTACCGAAACAGGTGTTCACCGTCTGGTGCGTAAGAGCCCGTTTGACTCCGGTGGCCGCCGCCATACATCATTTAGTTCGGCATTTGTCTATCCGGAAGTCGCGGACGATATTGATATTGAAATTAACCCGGCCGACTTACGTATTGACGTATACCGTGCCTCGGGTGCCGGTGGACAGCACGTTAACCGTACCGAATCGGCAGTGCGTATTACCCATATCCCGACCAACACTGTTACCCAGTGTCAGAATGACCGCTCCCAGCATAAAAACAAAGACCAGGCGATGAAGCAGATGAAAGCTAAGCTGTACGAGCTGGAAATGCAGAAAAAGAATGCCGAAAAACAGGCGCTGGAAGACAACAAATCTGATATC
This region includes:
- the prfB gene encoding peptide chain release factor 2 (programmed frameshift); the encoded protein is MFEINPVRNRIQDLTERSNVLRGYLDYDAKNERLEEVNAELEQSDVWNEPERAQALGKERSSLEVIVNTLNQLAQGLEDVSGLLDLAVEADDEETFNEAVAELDDLDKKLAELEFRRMFSGEYDSADCYIDLQAGSGGTEAQDWASMLLRMYLRWAEDKGFKTEVIEESDGDVAGIKSATIRISGEYAFGWLRTETGVHRLVRKSPFDSGGRRHTSFSSAFVYPEVADDIDIEINPADLRIDVYRASGAGGQHVNRTESAVRITHIPTNTVTQCQNDRSQHKNKDQAMKQMKAKLYELEMQKKNAEKQALEDNKSDIGWGSQIRSYVLDDSRIKDLRTGVETRNTQAVLDGDLDRFIEASLKAGL